A genomic stretch from Desulfolutivibrio sulfodismutans DSM 3696 includes:
- a CDS encoding TMEM165/GDT1 family protein produces the protein MDWKLLATTFATLFVAELGDKTQLACVLLAADSKKPWTVFLGSSLALVSVSLIGVLFASLICQYISPVIMKKVAAVGFVIMGTLIYFDKL, from the coding sequence ATGGATTGGAAGCTTTTGGCGACAACCTTCGCCACGCTGTTCGTGGCCGAACTGGGCGACAAGACGCAGCTGGCCTGTGTCCTTTTGGCGGCCGACTCCAAAAAGCCCTGGACCGTGTTTCTGGGGTCTTCCCTGGCCCTGGTGTCCGTCAGCCTCATCGGCGTCCTGTTCGCCAGCCTCATCTGCCAGTACATCTCCCCGGTGATCATGAAGAAAGTCGCGGCCGTGGGCTTTGTGATCATGGGCACGCTCATCTACTTCGACAAACTGTGA
- a CDS encoding YcgL domain-containing protein: protein MQFAIHQSRKSPTTYLFLRERDGLDAIPEGIREELGKVKFLRMSRGKEEETPAIASKYQEIIQNIGSRGYHLIMWASQGAGGRSGS from the coding sequence ATGCAGTTTGCCATTCACCAAAGCCGGAAAAGTCCCACCACCTATCTGTTTTTGCGGGAACGCGACGGGCTTGACGCCATTCCGGAGGGGATTCGGGAGGAACTGGGCAAGGTCAAGTTCTTGCGCATGTCACGGGGAAAAGAGGAAGAAACGCCAGCCATCGCCTCGAAATACCAGGAGATCATCCAGAATATCGGCTCCCGGGGCTACCATCTGATCATGTGGGCCTCACAAGGCGCGGGCGGTCGATCTGGATCATAG
- a CDS encoding ZIP family metal transporter yields MFASLETLHPTVQALLAGCFTWGVTALGAALVFFTRTVNKLLLDLMLGFAGGVMVAASFWSLLAPAIEMSDGSFLPAVIGFLGGGLFLRLVDYVLPHLHLNMPLKKAEGIHTTWRRSVLLVLAITLHNIPEGLAVGVAFGGAAAGLPSASLAGAVALALGIGLQNFPEGLAVSAPLRREGFSRFKSFWYGQMSGIVEPVFAVIGAAVVMVARPILPYALAFAAGAMIFVVVEEVVPESQAGGNADLATLAFLGGFAVMMGLDVGLG; encoded by the coding sequence ATGTTCGCCAGCCTCGAAACCCTGCACCCCACTGTCCAGGCCCTACTGGCCGGGTGTTTCACCTGGGGGGTGACTGCGCTTGGCGCGGCCCTGGTCTTTTTCACCAGGACCGTGAACAAGCTTTTGCTCGATCTCATGCTCGGCTTTGCCGGGGGCGTGATGGTCGCGGCCAGCTTCTGGTCGCTTCTGGCCCCGGCCATCGAGATGTCCGACGGGTCGTTTCTTCCGGCCGTGATCGGGTTTCTGGGCGGGGGCCTGTTTTTGCGCTTGGTGGATTATGTCCTGCCCCACCTGCACCTGAACATGCCGCTCAAAAAGGCCGAGGGCATCCACACCACCTGGCGTCGGAGCGTGCTTTTGGTTTTGGCCATCACCCTGCACAACATCCCCGAGGGCCTGGCCGTGGGCGTGGCTTTCGGCGGCGCTGCGGCCGGGCTGCCCTCGGCCTCCCTGGCCGGGGCCGTGGCCCTGGCCCTGGGCATCGGCCTGCAGAACTTCCCCGAGGGGCTGGCTGTGTCCGCTCCCCTTCGCCGGGAGGGCTTTTCCCGCTTCAAAAGCTTCTGGTACGGCCAGATGTCCGGGATCGTGGAACCGGTCTTCGCGGTGATCGGGGCCGCGGTGGTGATGGTGGCTCGCCCGATTCTGCCCTATGCCCTGGCCTTCGCCGCCGGGGCCATGATCTTTGTGGTGGTGGAGGAGGTGGTGCCCGAGTCCCAGGCCGGGGGCAACGCCGACCTGGCCACCCTGGCCTTTCTTGGCGGATTTGCGGTCATGATGGGCCTGGATGTGGGGCTTGGCTGA
- a CDS encoding sulfite exporter TauE/SafE family protein: MDWLYILMPISGVTIFWPGLIILGVGVGIIGGFFGMGGAWMVTPGLNILGFPMAFAIGTDIAHMAGKSLISTMRHGKFGNVDYKLGVIMIVGTVGGFEVGAQMIMWLERIGSVDKVVRYGYLALLTFIAWLVFHDVAKRRAKDRAALASGQKVDEKATGIEWHKTLHKIKIPPMVHLNVAGIYCSAWLPIFVSFLTGWLAGILGIGGGLIRMPSLIYLLGCPTHVAVGTDLFEVMISGLYGAGSFTYKGRTELVAALIMLVGASVGAQVGSVATKYIKGYGIRIAFGTAVIGCIVSIVLKLIPDYIAGTKATTDILAVWLVNGLVVALSAYITIRMVQGAKREIAAKKARG, encoded by the coding sequence ATGGACTGGTTATACATCCTCATGCCCATTTCGGGCGTGACCATATTCTGGCCGGGGCTTATCATCCTCGGCGTGGGCGTGGGCATCATCGGCGGCTTCTTCGGGATGGGCGGGGCGTGGATGGTCACTCCTGGCCTCAACATCCTGGGGTTCCCCATGGCCTTCGCCATCGGCACGGACATCGCGCACATGGCAGGAAAATCGCTTATTTCCACCATGCGGCACGGCAAGTTCGGCAACGTGGACTACAAGCTCGGCGTGATCATGATCGTTGGCACCGTCGGGGGTTTCGAGGTCGGGGCCCAGATGATCATGTGGCTGGAGCGGATAGGCAGCGTGGACAAGGTCGTCCGGTATGGGTACCTGGCCCTGCTTACCTTTATCGCCTGGCTGGTCTTCCACGACGTGGCCAAGCGCCGGGCCAAGGACCGGGCCGCCCTGGCGTCCGGGCAGAAGGTGGATGAGAAGGCGACGGGCATCGAGTGGCACAAGACCCTGCACAAGATCAAGATCCCGCCCATGGTGCATCTGAACGTCGCGGGCATCTACTGCTCGGCCTGGCTGCCCATCTTCGTGTCCTTCCTTACTGGCTGGCTGGCCGGCATCCTGGGCATCGGCGGCGGACTTATCCGCATGCCGTCCCTGATCTATCTCCTCGGCTGCCCGACCCACGTGGCTGTGGGCACCGACCTTTTCGAGGTCATGATCTCCGGCCTCTACGGCGCCGGTTCCTTCACCTATAAGGGCCGCACCGAGCTCGTGGCCGCCCTTATCATGCTGGTCGGCGCGTCCGTGGGCGCCCAGGTCGGCTCCGTGGCCACCAAGTACATCAAGGGCTACGGCATCCGTATCGCTTTCGGCACGGCAGTCATCGGCTGCATCGTGTCCATCGTCCTCAAGCTCATCCCGGACTACATCGCGGGTACCAAGGCCACCACGGATATCCTGGCGGTTTGGCTGGTCAACGGTCTGGTTGTGGCCCTGTCGGCCTACATCACCATCAGGATGGTGCAGGGCGCCAAGCGGGAGATCGCGGCCAAGAAGGCCCGGGGTTAG
- a CDS encoding DUF4881 domain-containing protein, producing the protein MRRMWLNLLLALPVMFILGCGEYGKVDQGRVVAFDKEKKMVTIIRDKKIDTLNPDYSYLPPLTYSLPTDPSEMGPEPKAGGRMKLDMEKSEITFYDGAIQNFVHVPFKLVEKKDGVGRDDPLVKDKKLPAVDKDKKTITIYSGRQKLYVVVQVGDEFMKYPDAEWDAGDEVRIYYKEDGKALRFMNISKTDIFKK; encoded by the coding sequence ATGAGACGCATGTGGTTGAACCTGCTCCTCGCCCTCCCGGTGATGTTCATCCTGGGCTGCGGAGAGTACGGCAAGGTGGATCAGGGGCGGGTTGTGGCCTTTGACAAGGAAAAAAAGATGGTCACGATCATCCGTGACAAGAAGATAGATACGCTTAACCCGGACTACTCGTATCTGCCGCCTCTGACCTATTCCCTGCCCACGGACCCCAGTGAAATGGGTCCGGAGCCCAAGGCCGGCGGACGGATGAAGCTGGACATGGAAAAGAGTGAGATCACCTTTTACGACGGGGCCATCCAGAACTTCGTGCATGTCCCGTTCAAGTTGGTCGAGAAAAAGGACGGCGTGGGTCGCGACGATCCCCTGGTCAAGGACAAGAAGTTGCCCGCCGTGGACAAGGACAAGAAGACCATCACCATTTATTCCGGTCGGCAGAAGCTGTATGTGGTGGTGCAGGTGGGCGACGAGTTCATGAAGTATCCCGACGCCGAGTGGGATGCGGGCGATGAAGTGCGCATTTACTACAAGGAAGACGGCAAGGCCCTGCGTTTCATGAACATCAGCAAGACCGACATCTTCAAGAAGTAA
- a CDS encoding DVU0150 family protein, whose protein sequence is MKALWKKMIVAVTAMFLLMPMAAFAAGGGGAGIVIVADTRKLSGIMAWWSNLYNESHLYFTILTIIIIPTVGVIFGVLADIVMHFVGIDLKSRDLAEH, encoded by the coding sequence ATGAAGGCATTGTGGAAAAAGATGATCGTGGCGGTGACGGCGATGTTTCTGCTCATGCCCATGGCCGCGTTCGCGGCCGGGGGCGGCGGCGCGGGCATCGTCATCGTGGCCGACACCCGCAAGCTGTCCGGCATCATGGCCTGGTGGTCCAATCTGTACAACGAGAGCCACCTCTATTTCACGATCCTGACCATCATCATCATCCCCACCGTGGGCGTGATCTTCGGCGTGTTGGCGGACATCGTGATGCACTTCGTCGGCATCGACCTCAAGTCCCGCGATCTGGCGGAACACTAG
- a CDS encoding universal stress protein translates to MKIMAALDLSGHAAGILEKAVEIAKQSGGELTIAVVAEDFLDIGDYLGESANITEKSLAAAKVGAAKYAAKAKELGVEAKVLLEQGVSPADLLVKMAEDNKIDLLVVGNRTKKGLDRFLIGSVASKVVAHAPCSVLVVR, encoded by the coding sequence ATGAAGATTATGGCGGCTCTTGATCTCTCCGGGCACGCGGCGGGCATTCTGGAAAAAGCAGTGGAGATTGCCAAGCAAAGCGGCGGCGAATTGACCATCGCCGTGGTGGCCGAGGACTTCTTGGATATCGGCGACTACCTGGGCGAGTCGGCGAACATTACGGAGAAGAGCCTGGCAGCAGCCAAGGTCGGTGCGGCGAAGTATGCGGCCAAGGCCAAGGAACTGGGCGTCGAGGCCAAGGTGCTTTTGGAGCAGGGGGTCTCCCCGGCGGATCTGCTCGTCAAGATGGCCGAGGACAATAAAATTGACCTTCTGGTCGTTGGGAACCGGACCAAGAAGGGGCTGGACAGATTTCTGATCGGCAGCGTGGCCTCCAAGGTGGTGGCGCATGCTCCGTGCTCGGTTTTGGTGGTGCGGTAG